Proteins co-encoded in one Pseudochaenichthys georgianus chromosome 22, fPseGeo1.2, whole genome shotgun sequence genomic window:
- the LOC117467533 gene encoding platelet-activating factor receptor-like yields MAFSSAEKVAVTGTSGLGSSAGNSSFFLDSEFRYILFPVAYGIIFILGLIANLYVLFVLRCLRQAKAMGEIRIYMTNLTIADLLFVCALPFWIDYYSRHGHWVYADFMCRLTGSLFFINTYCSILFLGAISVNRYWAVTRPLDAASFDHRRRGIIVCVVIWALTIAMAIPFLAFPRTKTDENNVSRCFEGYQNETDWQKKTVAVTHFAIIGMFFVVFFLIVVCNFLIARALLSQGPPQSELRSTVISRKSTMTMSASTKRPRGVKRRALQMLLAVVGVFVLSFLPHHVVQGFWTLAVLQIREGWGHVEWDQKTLQMLNDAHQITLLLMGLNCILDPVVYYFATRRFRRFIMAHMKKMIKGEGCSQTTTSLD; encoded by the coding sequence ATGGCCTTCTCATCTGCAGAAAAAGTTGCCGTAACAGGGACCTCTGGTCTGGGCTCTTCGGCGGGTAACAGCTCATTCTTCCTCGACTCTGAGTTTCGTTACATCCTGTTCCCAGTTGCATATGGCATCATCTTCATCCTGGGCCTCATTGCCAACCTCTACGTGCTGTTCGTCCTGCGATGCCTTCGCCAAGCCAAGGCCATGGGTGAAATCCGCATCTACATGACAAACCTGACCATCGCTGATCTCCTTTTCGTCTGTGCACTTCCCTTTTGGATTGATTATTACAGTCGGCATGGTCACTGGGTTTACGCAGACTTCATGTGCCGGCTGACTGGCTCGTTGTTCTTCATCAACACCTACTGCTCCATCCTCTTCCTCGGGGCCATCAGTGTCAACCGATACTGGGCAGTGACCCGGCCTCTGGATGCGGCCTCTTTTGACCACAGACGACGTGGGATCATCGTGTGCGTTGTCATCTGGGCATTGACCATTGCGATGGCTATTCCCTTCCTGGCTTTTCCAAGGACCAAAACGGATGAGAATAACGTCAGTCGCTGTTTCGAGGGGTACCAGAATGAAACAGATTGGCAGAAGAAAACAGTGGCAGTCACTCATTTTGCAATAATTGGAATGTTTTTTGTTGTCTTTTTTCTGATCGTGGTGTGTAATTTTCTTATTGCTCGAGCGCTACTTTCTCAAGGTCCTCCTCAGTCAGAGTTGCGATCAACGGTTATATCGAGAAAGTCCACCATGACCATGTCTGCCTCAACTAAAAGGCCCAGAGGGGTGAAACGGAGAGCTCTGCAGATGTTGTTAGCAGTTGTGGGAGTGTTTGTTCTCAGCTTCCTGCCCCATCATGTAGTTCAAGGATTCTGGACACTTGCAGTCTTGCAGATCCGTGAGGGCTGGGGACACGTAGAGTGGGACCAGAAAACTCTTCAGATGCTCAATGACGCCCATCAGATCACTTTGCTTCTTATGGGCCTCAACTGCATTTTGGATCCTGTAGTCTATTATTTTGCTACAAGAAGGTTTAGAAGGTTCATCATGGCCCATATGAAGAAGATGATAAAGGGAGAGGGCTGCTCTCAGACGACCACTTCACTTGATTGA